The region GCTTGAATAACAGTATACGGTAAAGTTTATTTGCTGGCAGATTCTTTAATAACATCAACAGAACATTCCTGAAATTGAGAAATGTTTTTTGGGGATTTGATTTTGGTAGACTGCCACCTCCAACGTGATAAATTGTAGATTCTCCAATATACATTATTTTATGCCCTACTGATTTCATTCTCCAACAGAGATCGATTTCTTCCATGTGTGCAAAGAAGCCTGAGTCGAAGCCGTCTAATTTGTGAAAGACCTTGCTTCGAATAAAAAGACATGAACCGCTTGCCCAAAATATTTCTTTGTTAGCATTATACTGTCCATTGTCGGGTTCTACTTCTTGGAAAATTCTGCCTCTACAAAAAGGGTAGCCGTGCTTATCAATAAAACCACCTGCAGCTCCGGCGTGTTCAAATTTATCTTTGTTAAATATATCTTTGATTTTCGGTTGACAAGCAGCTACATCATTGTTCTCGTCTAGATGTTTAATAATAGGATTTAGCCAGTTGTCAGTAACCTCAACATCCGAATTTAATAATACATAATAGTCGTATTTAGACTCTAGTTCTTGAAGTCCATTGTTATATCCTCCTGCGTAGCCTATGTTTTTATTTAGTTGGATAACTTTTAAACCTGGGTAGTTATTCCTGAGAAACGAGATGGAAGCATCGGTAGATGCATTATCAATAATTATTACCTCGGCTTCGTCACCAGATTTCTCAACAATGGTTGGAAGATAGTCTTGGAGCATTTTTTCTCCATTCCAATTGAGGA is a window of Flavobacteriales bacterium DNA encoding:
- a CDS encoding glycosyltransferase family 2 protein, whose translation is MKTAVVILNWNGEKMLQDYLPTIVEKSGDEAEVIIIDNASTDASISFLRNNYPGLKVIQLNKNIGYAGGYNNGLQELESKYDYYVLLNSDVEVTDNWLNPIIKHLDENNDVAACQPKIKDIFNKDKFEHAGAAGGFIDKHGYPFCRGRIFQEVEPDNGQYNANKEIFWASGSCLFIRSKVFHKLDGFDSGFFAHMEEIDLCWRMKSVGHKIMYIGESTIYHVGGGSLPKSNPQKTFLNFRNVLLMLLKNLPANKLYRILLFKLFLDGIAGIKFIAEGDFKDCIAVIKAHFSFYGMFFEYKNKRIDQSISGITAIYSKSIVFDHFIKRKKKFSELDN